From Kogia breviceps isolate mKogBre1 chromosome 2, mKogBre1 haplotype 1, whole genome shotgun sequence, one genomic window encodes:
- the CTLA4 gene encoding cytotoxic T-lymphocyte protein 4 isoform X2 has product MACFGFQSHGARLDLASRTWPCTALFSLLFIPVFSKGVHVAQPAVVLASSRGVASFVCEYGSSGKAAEVRVTVLRKAGGQLNEVCAATYMVEDELTFLEDSTCTGTSSGNKVNLTIQGLRATDTGLYICKVELMYPPPYYVGMGNGTQIYVIAKEKKPSYYRGLCENAPNRARM; this is encoded by the exons ATGGCTTGCTTTGGATTCCAGAGTCATGGAGCTCGGCTGGACCTGGCTTCTAGAACCTGGCCCTGTACTgccctgttttctcttctcttcatccCCGTTTTCTCTAAAG GGGTGCACGTGGCCCAGCCCGCAGTGGTGCTGGCCAGCAGTCGGGGTGTTGCCAGCTTCGTGTGTGAATATGGGTCATCAGGCAAAGCCGCCGAGGTCCGGGTGACGGTGTTGAGGAAGGCAGGCGGCCAGCTGAACGAAGTCTGCGCCGCGACCTACATGGTGGAGGATGAGCTGACCTTCCTGGAGGATTCCACTTGCACTGGCACCTCCAGTGGGAACAAAGTGAACCTCACCATCCAAGGGCTGAGGGCCACGGACACCGGGCTCTACATCTGCAAGGTGGAGCTCATGTACCCGCCTCCCTACTATGTAGGCATGGGCAATGGAACCCAAATTTACGTCATTG CTAAAGAAAAGAAGCCCTCTTACTACAGGGGTCTATGTGAAAATGCCCCCAACAGAGCCAGAATGTGA
- the CTLA4 gene encoding cytotoxic T-lymphocyte protein 4 isoform X1, with translation MACFGFQSHGARLDLASRTWPCTALFSLLFIPVFSKGVHVAQPAVVLASSRGVASFVCEYGSSGKAAEVRVTVLRKAGGQLNEVCAATYMVEDELTFLEDSTCTGTSSGNKVNLTIQGLRATDTGLYICKVELMYPPPYYVGMGNGTQIYVIDPEPCPDSDFLLWILAAVSSGLFFYSFLITAVSLSKMLKKRSPLTTGVYVKMPPTEPECEKQFQPYFIPIN, from the exons ATGGCTTGCTTTGGATTCCAGAGTCATGGAGCTCGGCTGGACCTGGCTTCTAGAACCTGGCCCTGTACTgccctgttttctcttctcttcatccCCGTTTTCTCTAAAG GGGTGCACGTGGCCCAGCCCGCAGTGGTGCTGGCCAGCAGTCGGGGTGTTGCCAGCTTCGTGTGTGAATATGGGTCATCAGGCAAAGCCGCCGAGGTCCGGGTGACGGTGTTGAGGAAGGCAGGCGGCCAGCTGAACGAAGTCTGCGCCGCGACCTACATGGTGGAGGATGAGCTGACCTTCCTGGAGGATTCCACTTGCACTGGCACCTCCAGTGGGAACAAAGTGAACCTCACCATCCAAGGGCTGAGGGCCACGGACACCGGGCTCTACATCTGCAAGGTGGAGCTCATGTACCCGCCTCCCTACTATGTAGGCATGGGCAATGGAACCCAAATTTACGTCATTG ATCCAGAACCATGCCCGGATTCTGATTTCCTCCTCTGGATCCTGGCAGCAGTTAGTTCAGGGTTGTTTTTCTACAGCTTCCTCATCACAGCCGTTTCTTTGAGCAAAATG CTAAAGAAAAGAAGCCCTCTTACTACAGGGGTCTATGTGAAAATGCCCCCAACAGAGCCAGAATGTGAAAAGCAATTTCAGCCTTATTTCATTCCCATCAATTGA